The proteins below are encoded in one region of Effusibacillus dendaii:
- a CDS encoding transcription repressor NadR — protein MDRRQQLLEILKASKDPIAGADLAERLDVTRQTIVQDIAFLRRDGFSIISTTQGYILERTPKTRHREILKIIHTSEQLPRELEILVAHHVMVEDVFIEHPVYGRIRGSLDIATLKDVKEFLQKRSESGIPLFSEVTGGLHYHTLAADDPESIQAAKEALRAEGYACWLV, from the coding sequence ATGGATCGCCGACAGCAGCTGTTAGAGATTTTGAAAGCATCAAAAGATCCGATTGCGGGCGCCGATCTGGCGGAACGATTGGATGTCACACGGCAGACCATTGTGCAAGACATTGCATTTTTGCGAAGAGACGGATTTTCGATCATCAGTACAACACAAGGTTACATTTTGGAACGGACACCCAAAACACGTCATCGCGAAATATTGAAAATTATCCATACGTCTGAGCAGCTGCCAAGAGAACTGGAAATTCTGGTAGCCCACCATGTTATGGTCGAGGATGTGTTTATTGAGCACCCTGTCTATGGCCGGATTCGCGGCTCGCTTGATATTGCCACTCTGAAAGATGTGAAAGAGTTTCTGCAAAAGCGGTCGGAATCCGGTATCCCACTTTTTTCGGAAGTAACTGGCGGACTGCACTACCATACGCTGGCGGCAGACGATCCGGAATCGATTCAGGCAGCGAAAGAAGCGCTCCGCGCAGAAGGATACGCTTGTTGGTTAGTCTGA
- the nadA gene encoding quinolinate synthase NadA: MSAPVNFSMQSEIHEYALLSSEELDERIRAAKRALDKDLVILGHHYQRDDVIAHSDHRGDSLQLARIAASLDSARYIVFCGVHFMAETADILTASEQIVILPDQNAGCSMADMADDQEVEECWEMITNLYGDSIIPVTYVNSTAAIKSFVGQHGGLTITSSNAEKIFAYALQAKRRILFLPDQHLGRNTAVKFGIPLNEMCVYNPQQMNLEFPYGKGDPRVILWKGHCSVHTKFEPRHVHEVRAKYPGIRVLVHPECMHETVQLADENGSTDFIIKAVRNAPPGTKWAIGTEHNLVNRLKQEHPEQLIVSLNEMICPCLTMNRIDRPHLLWSLDNILTGKPQNIIMVPPDTARWAKAAIDRMLQIS, from the coding sequence ATGTCCGCACCGGTCAATTTTTCGATGCAGTCTGAAATTCATGAATATGCATTGCTGTCTTCCGAAGAGTTGGATGAACGGATTCGAGCCGCCAAACGAGCGTTGGATAAAGATCTCGTGATTTTAGGACACCACTACCAGCGGGATGACGTCATTGCCCATTCTGACCATCGCGGTGATTCGCTGCAGTTGGCACGAATTGCCGCCTCACTGGACAGTGCCCGCTATATCGTTTTTTGCGGCGTACATTTCATGGCGGAAACGGCTGACATATTGACCGCCAGCGAACAGATCGTAATCCTGCCTGATCAAAATGCAGGCTGTTCGATGGCCGATATGGCAGATGATCAGGAAGTGGAAGAATGTTGGGAAATGATCACGAATCTGTACGGAGATTCCATCATCCCGGTAACGTACGTGAATTCCACCGCTGCCATTAAATCGTTTGTCGGGCAACACGGCGGGCTGACCATCACTTCATCGAACGCCGAAAAAATATTTGCTTACGCACTGCAGGCGAAACGGCGCATCCTGTTTCTGCCCGACCAACATTTAGGGCGCAATACGGCAGTAAAATTTGGCATTCCGCTGAACGAAATGTGCGTTTACAACCCGCAGCAAATGAATCTTGAGTTTCCTTACGGAAAAGGAGACCCGCGTGTTATACTTTGGAAAGGACACTGTTCGGTGCATACCAAATTCGAGCCGCGCCATGTTCATGAAGTGCGTGCCAAATATCCGGGTATCCGTGTCCTGGTGCATCCCGAATGTATGCATGAAACAGTCCAATTGGCAGACGAAAACGGTTCCACCGATTTTATCATTAAAGCGGTTCGCAATGCTCCCCCCGGTACCAAATGGGCGATCGGCACGGAGCATAATCTGGTGAACCGCTTAAAACAGGAACACCCGGAACAACTGATTGTTTCCTTGAACGAAATGATTTGCCCTTGCTTGACCATGAACCGGATTGACCGGCCGCACCTGCTTTGGTCGCTCGACAACATTCTGACCGGCAAGCCGCAAAACATCATCATGGTCCCGCCTGACACCGCCCGCTGGGCGAAAGCGGCAATCGACCGGATGCTGCAAATTTCCTGA